In Pedobacter heparinus DSM 2366, the following are encoded in one genomic region:
- a CDS encoding dihydrofolate reductase family protein: MRKIRIFEHISLDGVIEHDGDYTYGAWTTPYRSPEGATMLFEAYGPNFDLLLGRHTYDIFSGFWPNAGDFPMANAINAATKYIATHRPESLQWGPVQDLDGELSSAIRDLKLTEGPDLIVIGSSTLTAVLLDKGLADEVILITYPVLLGRGKRLLSDSIDARELTFVDSKTTPTGLLINTYRHLGPLKK, from the coding sequence ATGAGGAAGATTAGAATTTTCGAACATATCTCGCTTGACGGAGTGATCGAGCACGATGGGGACTACACCTATGGGGCATGGACAACACCTTATCGAAGTCCTGAGGGGGCGACAATGCTCTTTGAAGCTTACGGACCGAACTTTGATTTGCTGCTTGGCCGCCATACCTACGATATATTTAGTGGCTTTTGGCCTAATGCCGGAGATTTTCCGATGGCAAATGCGATCAATGCTGCCACCAAGTATATCGCAACACATAGACCCGAAAGCCTGCAGTGGGGACCGGTGCAGGACCTGGATGGGGAGCTTAGTAGTGCCATTCGCGATCTCAAGCTAACTGAAGGGCCCGACCTGATCGTGATTGGAAGTTCAACGCTAACCGCTGTATTGCTTGACAAGGGACTGGCCGACGAAGTGATACTGATTACCTACCCGGTTCTGCTTGGCAGGGGTAAGCGCTTACTCTCGGACAGTATTGATGCAAGAGAACTTACTTTTGTGGATTCCAAGACCACGCCCACTGGTTTGCTCATCAACACATACAGGCACCTTGGGCCGTTAAAAAAATGA
- a CDS encoding Hsp20/alpha crystallin family protein, with protein sequence MKYSYRSFTFPESSDVNGIEAKYLDGVLYLDIPKYDGAKHISRKI encoded by the coding sequence ATGAAATACAGTTATCGTTCTTTTACCTTTCCGGAAAGCTCCGATGTGAACGGTATTGAAGCAAAGTATCTGGATGGGGTATTGTATTTAGATATCCCTAAGTACGATGGGGCTAAACATATTTCTCGTAAAATTTAG
- a CDS encoding STAS/SEC14 domain-containing protein, with protein sequence MLTIIPDLPDHIFGVRASGEVTKDDLQQVLLPGLEKQSEQYKEIYYLLVLETDVQNFTAGAWIQDLIAGIKHLTEWKKIAIVTDQQAVEKFTDIFSYISPGEAKGYKLSELPIAIGWLSHKA encoded by the coding sequence ATGCTAACAATTATTCCTGATCTACCAGATCATATATTCGGCGTGCGCGCCAGTGGCGAGGTCACCAAAGATGACTTACAGCAGGTTTTACTACCTGGCCTTGAAAAGCAAAGCGAGCAGTACAAAGAAATCTATTACCTGCTGGTACTGGAAACTGATGTACAAAACTTTACAGCCGGAGCCTGGATACAAGACCTGATTGCTGGGATAAAACACCTCACCGAGTGGAAAAAAATAGCGATCGTCACCGATCAGCAGGCCGTAGAAAAATTCACGGACATTTTCAGCTATATCAGCCCCGGAGAGGCAAAAGGCTACAAACTATCGGAATTACCTATAGCAATTGGCTGGTTAAGCCATAAAGCATAA
- a CDS encoding YtxH domain-containing protein, whose amino-acid sequence MNYKKFIRNAVKSRQETSLAAFALLAGLAAGAAIAVLFAPRSGRESRKLLTEKLNFTQQYEGNELEEHLIEDIRKTARNHAEHLQGPTNKRKDPTQIKVPSAGTTAWKKAIVE is encoded by the coding sequence ATGAACTACAAAAAATTCATCAGAAATGCAGTTAAAAGCAGGCAGGAAACCAGCCTGGCTGCCTTTGCACTACTAGCGGGACTTGCAGCAGGTGCTGCAATAGCTGTATTATTTGCCCCAAGATCAGGGCGTGAATCCAGAAAACTACTGACAGAAAAACTCAATTTCACACAACAGTACGAAGGGAATGAGCTTGAGGAACACTTAATTGAGGACATCCGCAAAACCGCTCGCAATCATGCTGAGCATTTACAAGGACCTACTAATAAACGAAAAGACCCAACCCAGATCAAAGTTCCTTCAGCAGGCACAACAGCCTGGAAAAAAGCTATAGTTGAGTAA
- a CDS encoding SDR family oxidoreductase, translated as MENQQNPLENPAEKYPKPPFPKQDQPAPGTEGRLRPQADHGEESYKGSGKLVGKKAIITGGDSGIGRAVAIAFAREGADVLISYLDDVEDEDANITAGLVEAAGKKAILVKGDIQDEAHCQHIIDTAVKEFGGLDILVNNAAFQMARKTMADIPTEEWERTFRTNITAMFFLCKAAEPHLKPGSSIINTTSVNAYSPSEQLLPYAATKGAIQNFTANLSQILLMDGKGIRVNAVAPGPIWTPLIPSTMPEHEEFGKDTPMKRAGQPAEVAPAYVFLASQDASYIAGATIPVTGGRITI; from the coding sequence ATGGAAAATCAACAGAATCCCTTAGAGAATCCAGCAGAAAAATATCCTAAACCTCCTTTTCCAAAGCAGGACCAACCAGCTCCAGGAACAGAGGGGCGGCTCCGTCCACAGGCAGATCATGGAGAAGAATCCTATAAGGGCAGTGGCAAGCTAGTGGGAAAGAAGGCTATAATAACTGGTGGTGATTCAGGCATAGGCCGTGCGGTGGCAATTGCTTTTGCCAGGGAAGGAGCGGATGTTTTGATCAGTTATCTTGATGATGTGGAAGATGAGGACGCCAATATTACTGCAGGACTAGTGGAAGCAGCCGGCAAAAAGGCAATTTTAGTGAAAGGGGACATACAGGATGAAGCTCATTGCCAACACATTATTGATACGGCTGTAAAAGAATTCGGTGGACTGGATATCCTGGTCAATAATGCAGCTTTTCAGATGGCAAGAAAAACAATGGCTGATATTCCAACTGAAGAATGGGAGCGTACTTTCCGCACCAATATCACTGCGATGTTCTTTTTATGTAAAGCGGCAGAGCCTCACCTTAAACCTGGCAGTAGCATTATCAATACGACTTCAGTAAATGCTTATTCACCAAGTGAGCAATTACTTCCTTATGCGGCCACAAAAGGGGCTATTCAAAATTTTACGGCTAATTTGAGCCAGATTTTGTTGATGGATGGTAAAGGCATTCGGGTAAATGCAGTGGCGCCGGGGCCTATATGGACACCGTTAATCCCTTCTACTATGCCAGAGCACGAAGAATTTGGTAAGGATACGCCTATGAAAAGGGCTGGTCAACCTGCTGAGGTGGCGCCTGCATATGTGTTCCTGGCTTCCCAAGATGCGAGCTATATAGCAGGGGCTACCATACCTGTTACCGGAGGACGGATTACAATTTGA
- a CDS encoding beta-N-acetylhexosaminidase encodes MKIINLILFLSLILNQVHAQMPGELSIIPRPTSIKRLNDGFMISAKSKIYTDLNNPELEKIAGLFSERLSLQNKLTIARDAGPNVPARNLIHLTLKNAPDTLGKEGYILAVQKNAITVTAKTANGIFYGLQSLLQLIPFKTGIPSNEALIPGVVIVDKPRFEWRGLMLDVGRYFYSVDFIKKYIDHMAMHKLNTFHWHLTEDHGWRIEIKKYPRLTEIGAWREGTQFNRAATQINNTPHGGYYTQDQIREVVAYAKERYVTVIPEIEMPGHSLAALVAYPELSCSGGPFKIPANWGIQKDVLCAGNEQTFKFLEDVLTEVAELFPAPIVHIGGDECPKDRWKICRKCQARMKKEGLKDEHELQSYFIKRIENFLLTKRKNIIGWDEILEGGLAPNAAVMSWRGITGGVAAARQGHNVVMSPTAYMYFDYYQGAPYLEPLAVGSIVSLDKVYSFEPVPAALTKEEAKYIKGVQGNIWSEFIHSPDKVEYMTYPRAAALAEVAWTDPAMKNWNDFKRRMNVQYKRYSVLGINYARSAMNVSYSLIKHVENGTALVTLKTDSFEPDIRYTTDGTEPVYDSPKYTVPFQVGLPGTIKAAVFDENKKQYKVSVFSILK; translated from the coding sequence ATGAAGATAATAAACCTGATCCTATTTTTAAGTCTGATATTAAACCAGGTCCATGCACAAATGCCAGGTGAACTCTCCATCATACCACGTCCAACATCAATAAAGCGGCTTAATGATGGCTTTATGATCTCAGCTAAAAGTAAAATATATACTGATTTAAATAATCCCGAACTGGAAAAGATAGCCGGCTTATTTTCTGAACGGTTAAGCTTACAGAACAAATTAACAATTGCCAGGGATGCCGGGCCTAATGTACCCGCCAGAAATCTGATCCATCTGACTTTAAAAAATGCTCCTGATACATTGGGCAAAGAAGGATATATTTTAGCTGTTCAAAAAAACGCCATAACCGTAACTGCAAAAACAGCCAATGGCATTTTTTATGGCCTGCAGTCGCTGCTCCAGTTGATCCCTTTTAAAACAGGGATACCATCAAATGAGGCGTTAATTCCAGGTGTAGTTATTGTCGATAAGCCCCGTTTTGAGTGGAGGGGCTTAATGCTGGATGTGGGGCGATACTTTTATTCAGTTGATTTCATTAAGAAATATATTGATCATATGGCTATGCATAAACTAAATACATTTCACTGGCATCTGACCGAAGATCATGGATGGCGTATCGAAATCAAAAAGTATCCACGTCTTACAGAAATCGGGGCCTGGCGTGAGGGGACCCAATTCAACAGGGCCGCAACACAGATTAACAATACCCCCCATGGCGGGTATTATACCCAAGACCAGATCCGGGAAGTTGTGGCATACGCAAAAGAGCGTTATGTGACCGTTATTCCCGAAATTGAAATGCCCGGGCATTCATTGGCAGCATTAGTGGCTTACCCTGAATTGTCATGTAGTGGCGGTCCGTTCAAAATCCCGGCTAACTGGGGCATCCAAAAAGATGTTTTATGTGCCGGAAATGAGCAGACCTTTAAGTTCCTGGAAGATGTATTGACGGAAGTTGCTGAACTGTTCCCTGCACCCATCGTCCATATTGGAGGAGATGAATGTCCGAAAGACCGCTGGAAAATTTGCCGGAAATGTCAGGCAAGAATGAAAAAGGAAGGGTTAAAAGATGAACATGAACTCCAAAGTTACTTTATAAAACGCATTGAAAATTTTCTGTTGACAAAACGCAAAAATATAATTGGCTGGGACGAGATCCTTGAAGGAGGGCTTGCTCCTAACGCAGCTGTAATGTCTTGGCGGGGGATAACAGGAGGAGTAGCTGCGGCAAGGCAGGGACATAATGTAGTGATGTCACCAACAGCATACATGTATTTTGACTATTATCAGGGAGCACCTTATCTGGAACCCTTAGCAGTTGGAAGTATAGTTTCACTAGATAAAGTTTATTCCTTTGAACCTGTTCCCGCAGCGCTGACAAAAGAAGAAGCAAAATACATCAAGGGCGTACAGGGGAATATCTGGTCTGAATTTATCCACTCTCCGGATAAGGTTGAATACATGACCTATCCGCGTGCTGCGGCATTGGCCGAGGTTGCCTGGACAGACCCGGCAATGAAAAACTGGAATGATTTTAAAAGGCGGATGAACGTTCAGTACAAACGATACTCAGTTCTGGGAATAAACTATGCCAGGAGTGCAATGAATGTTTCCTATAGCCTGATAAAGCATGTAGAAAATGGAACTGCCCTGGTTACACTAAAGACTGATAGCTTTGAACCGGATATCCGTTATACAACAGACGGAACGGAACCAGTTTATGATTCACCAAAATATACAGTCCCTTTCCAGGTTGGTCTTCCAGGTACCATTAAGGCCGCAGTTTTTGACGAAAATAAAAAGCAATACAAGGTCAGTGTTTTTTCTATATTAAAATAA
- a CDS encoding exo-alpha-sialidase — protein sequence MKKISKTVLSCLAVVMLFNYCTSVRTPLKTYNDAGAPFDLEVLSGTREVVLRQEKPWEEQTLAYYKVLKTGKHNWQMWYSSWDNRRNDDYSGYLPYAYSANGKDWTKAVPGNKNNILFGSGFPKKDGIVEQDVFIDGHSPLKYKMLFTARDPADGGKQKTFYMESADGIKWTDRRVLWNKKFDSQFSVLVKDSLYHIYLRMWEVVNHIRYRVIGHAIADRNWRVIKEPEVILRSPYPDFPHIYNNATSGINDSLQVFLPTFFNEKEDRVRVRVAYSIKGQAHLMDADITDDLYHGEDVKWGCVNPGLIPAGKNRYWLYYYGVNKSHNRFMEKGHVAKYYRVLVAVKFR from the coding sequence ATGAAAAAGATTTCGAAGACCGTGCTCAGCTGTTTGGCTGTTGTAATGCTTTTTAACTATTGTACAAGTGTCAGGACGCCTTTAAAAACGTATAACGATGCCGGTGCCCCTTTTGATCTGGAAGTGTTGTCCGGTACCAGGGAAGTTGTACTCCGGCAAGAAAAGCCCTGGGAGGAGCAAACCCTAGCTTATTATAAAGTACTTAAGACCGGTAAGCACAACTGGCAGATGTGGTATTCCTCATGGGACAATCGCCGCAATGATGATTATTCAGGGTATCTGCCCTATGCTTATTCAGCCAATGGCAAAGACTGGACAAAGGCAGTGCCCGGCAATAAAAATAACATCCTGTTTGGGAGCGGTTTTCCTAAAAAGGACGGTATTGTAGAACAGGATGTATTTATAGACGGACATTCGCCACTGAAATATAAAATGCTTTTTACCGCAAGGGATCCTGCTGACGGGGGCAAGCAGAAAACTTTCTATATGGAATCAGCAGATGGGATCAAATGGACAGACAGGCGTGTTCTATGGAATAAGAAGTTTGACAGCCAGTTTTCCGTACTGGTAAAGGATTCTTTATACCATATATATCTGCGGATGTGGGAGGTAGTTAACCATATTCGGTACCGGGTTATCGGCCATGCCATTGCAGACCGTAACTGGAGGGTAATCAAGGAACCAGAAGTGATATTAAGAAGCCCATATCCGGATTTTCCTCATATCTACAATAACGCCACCTCAGGCATCAACGATTCCTTACAGGTTTTTCTGCCAACATTTTTCAATGAAAAGGAGGACCGGGTCCGTGTAAGGGTAGCATATTCGATAAAAGGGCAGGCCCATCTGATGGATGCCGATATCACCGATGACCTTTATCACGGCGAAGACGTAAAATGGGGGTGTGTAAATCCGGGATTGATACCTGCCGGGAAAAACCGTTACTGGTTGTATTACTATGGAGTAAACAAATCACATAACCGGTTCATGGAAAAAGGGCATGTGGCAAAATATTACCGCGTGCTTGTTGCCGTTAAATTTCGATAA
- a CDS encoding RagB/SusD family nutrient uptake outer membrane protein, translating to MKNIYTLLLIVLVSTALLSCTKDFLDKTPDEDLTVAQVFADKNYAERWLYSCYVSLPLEINPIEGALGFNPFTGSSDDMEITSPAAASQILNNNSYSPANFLADYQYHYQVLRKINLFLENIGQTPVDQVEKNKMIGEALFLRAFFHFMSFRMYGPTIIADKAYKTDDDFVSLDRSPVADVVGFMTADLDQAASLLDQALIPSKFGLANGAAALALKSRILLYAASPLYNGNPKYASFKNRYGQHLFLTNFEKDRWAVAAKAAKECIEKAEAAGYILYTDPSNDPVLNYSGAFNKNWNSEIFFAKNLGNYQQQEKWAYPYGFGGQSQLCPTQEIVNDYEMSNGLAITENGSGYIELGYAAANDPKGRWLAGTRNMYVNREPRFYASIIYNGSYFKTRQVQFWNSGLDGKSKSPAAYAKTGYLMKKFIDMSVDIPKGVWAQKTWVYLRLNEVYLNYAEALNESEGPVSDVYKYINLIRNRSGLPNLPANLTQDQMRERIRHERRIELAFDTHRYFDINRWLLAETLNSQSVTGMNTAAGTSLSDNSFYIRTEVEKRSFTSPRNYFFPYPQAVLTMNRDITQTPYW from the coding sequence ATGAAAAATATATATACCCTATTGCTTATTGTGCTGGTTAGCACTGCGCTGCTTTCGTGTACTAAGGATTTTCTTGATAAAACGCCAGATGAAGACCTTACTGTAGCCCAGGTTTTCGCCGATAAAAATTATGCTGAAAGATGGCTGTATTCCTGTTATGTTTCATTGCCACTGGAGATTAACCCGATAGAAGGGGCGCTTGGTTTTAATCCCTTTACGGGCTCGTCCGATGATATGGAAATCACGAGTCCGGCCGCCGCATCCCAGATCCTCAACAACAACTCTTACTCGCCGGCCAATTTTTTAGCTGATTACCAATATCACTATCAGGTGCTCAGAAAAATTAACCTTTTTCTGGAAAACATAGGGCAAACGCCTGTGGACCAGGTGGAGAAAAATAAAATGATCGGTGAAGCCTTATTTTTAAGGGCCTTCTTTCATTTTATGTCGTTCAGGATGTACGGACCAACAATTATAGCAGACAAAGCATATAAAACAGATGATGATTTTGTTTCACTGGACCGTAGCCCGGTTGCTGATGTTGTCGGTTTTATGACTGCTGATCTTGATCAGGCGGCCTCACTTTTAGACCAGGCCCTGATCCCAAGTAAATTTGGCCTGGCGAACGGTGCAGCAGCACTTGCTTTAAAATCAAGGATATTATTGTACGCAGCCAGCCCGTTATACAATGGAAACCCGAAGTATGCAAGCTTTAAAAACAGGTATGGACAACATTTATTTCTGACAAATTTCGAAAAGGATAGATGGGCCGTGGCGGCAAAAGCGGCAAAGGAATGTATAGAGAAGGCTGAAGCTGCCGGGTATATTTTATATACCGATCCTTCAAATGATCCTGTTTTAAATTATTCAGGGGCTTTTAACAAGAACTGGAACTCCGAGATATTTTTTGCAAAGAACCTGGGAAATTATCAGCAACAGGAAAAATGGGCATATCCATACGGATTTGGCGGACAGTCGCAGTTGTGCCCGACACAGGAAATTGTTAACGATTACGAAATGAGCAATGGCCTGGCTATAACCGAAAACGGCTCTGGCTATATAGAATTAGGTTATGCAGCTGCCAATGACCCTAAGGGCAGATGGCTGGCCGGGACCCGGAATATGTATGTAAACAGAGAACCCAGGTTTTATGCAAGTATCATTTACAACGGTTCCTATTTCAAAACGCGGCAGGTACAATTTTGGAATTCTGGCCTTGACGGGAAATCAAAAAGCCCTGCCGCCTATGCGAAGACCGGCTATCTGATGAAAAAATTTATTGACATGTCTGTTGATATCCCTAAAGGTGTCTGGGCACAGAAGACATGGGTTTATCTTAGGCTGAACGAAGTGTATCTAAATTATGCAGAGGCACTGAACGAATCAGAAGGCCCCGTATCTGATGTTTACAAATATATAAACCTTATCCGCAACCGTTCGGGCCTTCCTAATCTGCCTGCAAACCTTACCCAGGACCAGATGAGGGAAAGGATCAGACATGAAAGACGGATAGAACTGGCATTTGATACCCACAGGTATTTTGATATCAACAGGTGGTTGCTGGCAGAAACGTTAAATAGCCAGTCTGTAACAGGAATGAACACTGCTGCCGGGACCAGCCTTTCAGATAACAGTTTTTATATCAGGACCGAGGTTGAAAAGCGAAGTTTTACCAGTCCTAGAAACTATTTTTTCCCTTATCCGCAGGCGGTACTTACCATGAACAGGGACATTACACAAACCCCATACTGGTAA